In the Alistipes provencensis genome, CACATCGTCCGGCAGTTCGAGGCCGCCCGAGTAGACCTCCAATACTTCTTTGTACGGGGTGAAGGCCTGCGGGATTTCTTCCCCGGGTTTGCCCAGTTCGTCGACAAGCAACTGCCGCTGGTCGTGCAGGGCGCCTTCCAACTGGCGGACGCGCTCCTTCATGTCGCTGCTGCCGGTCATGGCCCGGTCGTGAAGGCCGCGCAGGGCCAGCGTGTAGACGTTTTCATAGGAGGCATTCTCGCGGACGCGCTGGCGCAGTACGCGGTTGATGCCCTCCCTGTTTTTCACATAGTCCCATTCGCCCATCGTCTTGCGGTCCCATTCGCTGGCGTTGTTGAACAGCAGAGGTTCGCAGTGCACCGACCCCATGACGATGGCGAACGAGTCGGCGACCATCTTGTTTTCGGGAATCTTGTTGAACGCCGTGGAGGCTTCATGCATGGCCGGGCAGAGGTAGTTGGCTTTCAGGCGAAGGAGCAGTTCGCAGACCTTGGCGTAGGTCTTGGGGCCGATATTGCCCCGCTCGGGGTCGAACGTGTGCCGCGCCCAAGGGAGCAGTCCCCAATCCTCGTCGTTGATGAACAGACCGCGGTATTTGACCGACGGTGTTTTGGAAACTTCGGGATGAACGTTCAGGTAGAGCGACGTGCGCGGCCTGACGGGAACGTCGGCCCACCAGTACCAAGGGTTTACGCCGATGGCCTCCGAAAGGGAGAGAAGTCCGTAGGCGGTTCCCCGGCGGTCGCTGCCGGCGATGACCAGTGCTTTGGAAACGCCCGGGAACGGTTTGTCTACCGTTTGGATCAGATAGCGCTCCCAGCTCCCGGCGATCGTATCGGCAGCGATTTTGCGCTGTGCGATCAGTCGGTCGATCAGCGCGCTCCGGCCGATCGTGCCGGCAATGATCACGTCGGCGTTGCGGGGAAGCTCGTCGCCGGTCGTCGTCAGCCCCTGTCGTCCCGTGACGAGGGCGAGGTCGGCGGCCAAAAGCTCTGCCGTTTTGCCGACGACCGTCGCGTCGTTGGCATCGTATCGGATGATCGTCTGCCGGTTCGGTGCGGAGAGCCGGAAAACCTCCTTTCCGGAGGTCTTTTCGCTCAGCCGCACCTGAGCCTGCATGCTTGGACTATGTAGCCCGAGCATACAGGTGATCAGGATCAGCGTTTTTTTCATCTCGGTTCCGTTTTTCCGTTTATACTGCGCTGAACGAACTGAATCCGCCGTCGACCGGAATAACGGCGCCGGTGATGAAGCTCGCTTCGTCCGAACAGAGGAATTTCACGATACCGTTCAGTTCGGAGATGTCGCCGAAGCGTCCCATCGGCGTATGGGCCATTACTTTTTTACTGCGTTCGGTGTAGGAACCGTCCGGATTGATCAGTACTGCCCGGTTTTGGTCGCCGATGAAAAAGCCCGGAGCGATGGCGTTGACACGAATCTTGTCGCTGAATTTGAGCGCCATCTCCATAGCCATCCACTGGGTGAAGATGTTGATCGAGCTTTTGGCCATCGAGTAGCCCAGCACGCGCGTGATCGCCGAATAGGTCGCCATCGAGGAGACGTTGATCATCACGCCGTATTTCTGCTCGGCCATCGCTTTGCCAAACACCAGACAGGGATAGACCGAACCGTACATGTTCAGGTCGATCACCCGGTTGAGGTCTTCGACCTTCATGTCGAAAACCGTCTGGTCCTCACGAAGCGTCGCACCGGGAAGGTTGCCTCCGGCGGCGTTGACCAGAATGTCGATATGGTCCCAGCGTTCGAGTATCTTCTTTTTCACGCTTTCGAGGCTTTCGGTGTCGAGGACGTTACAGGTAAATCCTGCGATCTCCCCGTAAGGGGAGAGTTCCGCCACTCTCCTGTCGATGTTTTCCTGACGGATGTCGAGGATGACTACGTTCACTCCGGCCTTGACCAGACTGCCGGAGATATTTCCTCCCAGCACACCGCCTCCGCCTGTTACAATGGCAACTTTGCCTTTTAAATCACTCATTTCTTTGTTGTGTTTATTTGGATCGTGTATTTATTCTTCGCCCGAAGGAACGACCACGGGTTCTTCCCAGCCGACCGGCGTGCCGAAATTCGGCGTGTCGTCGGCGTTCCATCCGAAACGCTGTACGAACGTATAGCGGTAGGTCTCGTACCCGTCCTCGCGGAACCGTTTCGTGTGGTAGACGATCCAGTCTTCGGTTTCGTCGGGGGACTTGGTGAACGAGCAATGGCCGACGCCGTGGACTCCTCCCGGCTCGCCGTTGACGCCCTCTTGGTAGGTGTTGTCCTTGGCCTGAATGTCGTCGTTGCGGAAAAAGACGTAGGATGCTGACTTTTTCCAGTTTTCGGGCTTCATCGGGTCTTTCTGCATATCATCCAGTTCCAGATAGGCCAGCCGATACTGCTTGGTCCATGAGCCGTTGCAGGAGTAGACGATGAAGGCCTTGTTGCCATGCTTGATCATGGCAGGGCCCTCTTCAATGGTAGATGTCAGCAGTTCCCATGGCTGGTCGGGGTCGGAGAGCTTCACCCGGCTGGAACCGATGGTGCAGGGATCTTTCATCTTGGCGATGAAGAGACTCTGCGTGGTGGAACCGACCGGGTTGCCTGACCAGACGGCGTAGAGCGTTCCGTTGATCTCCATGACGTTCAGGTCGATGGCGAAATACTCCGTGTTCTCCAACGTGGGGGTGATGCCTTCGGTGTAGTGGTCGCCCGTGTAGAGCATGCCCATGTCCTCCCACTCCCCGAACGGGTCGGAACTCTTGGCGCGCAGAACGCCGCTGCGCTGCGAATAGTAATGTCCGCCAAATTCCGAGGTGGGTCGGCCTGCAGTGTAGTAGATGTACCAGCCTCCGTCGATGTAATGCAATTCGGGGGCCCAGTAGTTGGCGATATTCCATGGTTTGTTTCCTTCCGTATCTTTGGGAGCGGCGAAGATTTGTTGCGTGCTTGTCAACTCGGTGAGCTTTTTCGATCGGGATAAGTTGATGCCGTTTCCCTGAGCCTTGCACAAGTAGTACCAGCCGTCATGCTGGATGATCCACGGGTCGGGAACTCCGCCGAGCGGATTGGTGAAGGTTTTGTCGCCCTGCGTCACACGCAGTTTCACCGGCTCGACGCCCTCTGCGCTGAACATCACTTCGCCCGAACGGGAAGTCACCGTACTGGCCTCGTAGCGGATTTTTACGGAGTTGCTTTTCTCGCCCTCCCGCACGGGGACATCGATCCACCCGGCAAGCGGTTCGACGGTCCACGAGGTGTTGCTGCTGACCGAGACATTGAACTCCCCGGATGCGGTACCTACGGTTTTCGTCGTGGGAAGAATGCTTAGGAAAGGCTTGCTTCCGGGGTCCGGGCCCTTGTTGCCTCCATCGGATTCCGATGATCCTCCTTCGCATGCGCAAAGGAGAATCATCAGGATCCCTGTTCCGAATTTCAGGTAGCTGCTTTTCATCGTGACCGGTTTAATCGAGGGTTGCAGGGAGCTTCGTCATGACGATGCGCATGCCGGAGTGGTTGCCGCAGTCGGTATTGCCGTTGCCCGCCCGGCCTCGGCGTCCGAGAAGCTGGTAGTCTTTGGACTGGTTTGCGTTGAAGTGTCGGAAGCTGCCGCCCCGGATACATCTCGGCTGGCCCGTGAGGTCGTTGGTGTTCTTGTTGCACGGATCTACGGCGCCGTCCTTGTAGAAGAAATCGGCGTACACATCTTCGCAATATTCGAACGTGTTCCCGCTCATGTCGTAGATGCCCAGTTCGTTTGCCTTCAGCGAACCGACGTTCTGAGGACCGACGGTACTGTTGGTGCGGACTCCGACTTCTCCGGCCGTGTCGCTGCCGCTGAACAGGTAGCCCCGGCTCTTGTTACCGCCGCGGGCCGCATATTCCCACTCCGCCTCGGTCGGGAGACGCACCTCCACGCCGAGTTCGGCCGAAAGCCAGCGGCAGTACTCATAGGCGCACAGCCATGTGATGCTGGCCGCAGGGCGGAGGGCACAACCGGTATTGGGTTCGAATACCGAGGTCCCGCCGTCCATCGGCGCCTTGAACGAGAAGGGTCGCGTGTTTGTGGCGCCGAAGAGATAGGTGTTGTAAACAAGGCTCGTAGACCGGTTGATGGGATGGCTGTTCAGGAAGGTACAGATCTGTTCGCAGGTCACCTGATAGCGGCAGATGTAGAAATTCTTGGTCAGCGTTACCGAGTGTACGGTCTCCGTGTTCAGCGTGTTGCCGCTGTACAGGTTGGGAACGGTCGCCGATTCGGGATAGCCCATCTGGAAAGAACCTTTCTCCACGAGGACCATGTCGTCGAGCGTGATGCCCGGCAGGATGCTGCCCGTTTTGGTGGTGAAGGTCATCTGTTCGCCGTAATGCGTACCGCTGGAGTTCTTGGCATAGGCTCGTACATGGTAGGTTTTGCCCTTCTCGAAGCCCGTGGCCAGCAGGTTGAAAGTGCCCACGGTGCCGCTGATCATCTTGAACTGGTCAGTCTCGATGGTCGGGTTTTCATGCTCGCTCCAACAGAATCCGCGTTCGACCGAGGGATCCGACTCGTTCTTCATCGTTTCGCCGAAGAGATAGGCCGTTTTATATCCGGGATACGGGTCTTTGGTGACGATGAAATTGATGGTCCGGAATCCGACCTGCTCGCCGTAGGTGATCTGTCCGCCTGCCGTTTTGATATAGGGGCGGACGTAATACTGCATGTTTTGCTTCAGGTCGGTGAGTTCGGCCGAGAAATCGCGGCCCCCGACCGTGAACAGCACCTCGTCGTCGACCGTCGGCTCGACCGTCTGCGAGAAGCAGACGCCGATCTGGGCGATGTCGTTGCCGCCGTCGGATGCCATGGTCATCTTGACGGTGGCGGAGGACGGAGTGATCCCGGTGACGCTTTCGATCAGGCACCAACCCTCCTCGGGCCGGTCTTTGGTCGTGAAGGCAACCGGGTTGCCATAGTGCACCGTGCTGCCGTCCGAGACATAGGCCCGGGCGTAGTAGTAGGTGTTGGCCGTGAGGCCGGTGATCTGCACGGAGAAGCTGTGTTTCGCCGCATCGTCCGTCGAAACGGCCTTGCTGTCGGCGACGGTGGGGTCGGGGAGGGTGCTCCAGCAGATGCCCCGTTCGGTCAGCGCGGCTGCGTTGCCTTTGGTGAGGTAGCCGCTGCCGACGGCCGTGTTGGTCCCGACCGACGCGAAATCGAGGGTGGTTACCTGCACGCCGGGTTCGGTAATCTCTTCGTCCTTGCAGGAGAACAGGAGCGGTATGGTCACAAAAGTCAGTGCCAGTAATTTCACGATGAATTTCATAACGACTGTTTTTTAGTTGACTTGTTTCGGAGACCAGCCCCAATTCTGCACGAGATTGGAATTCTTGTTTATCTCCGACTGCGGAATGGGCATCAGGTTCATGTGATCTTCGTAAATGCGGTTTTCGAATTTGCGGGATTTGTAAACCTTGGTGAGGTCGTCGTCCTTGAGCGTGATGTCGAGCTCGTGTGCCTCCCGCTGGGTCTGCGTACCGATCATCCAGCGGCGGATGTCCCAGAAACGATGCTCTTCGAAGGCGAACTCCACACGGCGTTCGTTTTGGATGAACTTGCGCACGTTCTCCTGATTGAGCACCCAACCCCGGTTCCGGAACGTCTCGTCCAAGCCCGGCATACCGGCACGCGAGCGGACTTGGTCGATGGCCCAGCGGATGCCGTCCGCCGGAGCCGATGCGGGATCGGCATAGTACTCGTTCAGCGCCTCGGCGTACATCAGCAGAATGTCGGCGTAGCGGATCAGGTGGTAGGAGTTGGGCAAAGTCGGGGCCGTCGAGGCCGAGGGGTTCAGGTCGGGGTCCATGTACTTGCGCAGGAAATAACCCGTGCGTGAATACCCGGTGATATAATGCTTGCCGTCGCTCTTCTCCGAGGTGACCTCCCGGTGCCATGTGTCGAACCGAATGTCGCAGAAGACCGATTCATCGTGCCAGATCGTGGCGTTCAGACGCGGATCGCGGTCGGCGAAGGGGTTGAGCGGACGGTATCCGGAACCCTCCTGCTCGGGCAGCATGCCGTTTTTCATCTCATAGGCCATCACCAGATCGTGGGTGGGCAGTGTGTAGCATACCGGGGTTCCCTTGCCGCGTACAAGCATGAAGTCGAACGGCAGGTTGTTGAAATAGATGTCGATGCTGGGACCGCGCAGGTAGGGGAAGATAGCTTCCTCGATCGGGGCCCGGACACAGAACAGCGTTTCGTATTCCGTCTTGGTCCCGGTTTTGGCCCGGTAAAGATCGTAGAATCCCAGATCGATAACGTCTTTGAGCGCTTTGGCTGCGGTGTTCCAACGTTCCCTGTCATAGTCGGGATAGCGCCACAGCGAAACATTGGGATCGGCCGAGTCGTATTGGGAAAAGTCGGCCGGGCGGTTGAACAGCGGGCTGGCGGCCATCAGCAGGACCTTGGCCTTCAGCGCTAAGGCAATGCCTTCGTTGGCACGGCCGAAGTTGCCTCCGAACAGTCCGTAGCGGGTGGCGTCTTCGCCGCGCAGGGATTTGAGCAGTTCGGCTGCATTCTCGCACTCTCCGACGATGAAATCGAGGATGGTTTTGAACGAGTCGCGTTCCGATTTGATTTCAGGGTCGTCCATCGACAGCACCTTGGTGATGAGCGGTACGCCGCCGAAGGCTCTCAGCAGTTCGGAGTAGAAGTAGGCGCGCAGGAAGATGACTTGGGCGCGCAGGTATTCGATGTCCAGCCGGGTGGTG is a window encoding:
- a CDS encoding SDR family oxidoreductase, translating into MSDLKGKVAIVTGGGGVLGGNISGSLVKAGVNVVILDIRQENIDRRVAELSPYGEIAGFTCNVLDTESLESVKKKILERWDHIDILVNAAGGNLPGATLREDQTVFDMKVEDLNRVIDLNMYGSVYPCLVFGKAMAEQKYGVMINVSSMATYSAITRVLGYSMAKSSINIFTQWMAMEMALKFSDKIRVNAIAPGFFIGDQNRAVLINPDGSYTERSKKVMAHTPMGRFGDISELNGIVKFLCSDEASFITGAVIPVDGGFSSFSAV
- a CDS encoding family 43 glycosylhydrolase, which gives rise to MKSSYLKFGTGILMILLCACEGGSSESDGGNKGPDPGSKPFLSILPTTKTVGTASGEFNVSVSSNTSWTVEPLAGWIDVPVREGEKSNSVKIRYEASTVTSRSGEVMFSAEGVEPVKLRVTQGDKTFTNPLGGVPDPWIIQHDGWYYLCKAQGNGINLSRSKKLTELTSTQQIFAAPKDTEGNKPWNIANYWAPELHYIDGGWYIYYTAGRPTSEFGGHYYSQRSGVLRAKSSDPFGEWEDMGMLYTGDHYTEGITPTLENTEYFAIDLNVMEINGTLYAVWSGNPVGSTTQSLFIAKMKDPCTIGSSRVKLSDPDQPWELLTSTIEEGPAMIKHGNKAFIVYSCNGSWTKQYRLAYLELDDMQKDPMKPENWKKSASYVFFRNDDIQAKDNTYQEGVNGEPGGVHGVGHCSFTKSPDETEDWIVYHTKRFREDGYETYRYTFVQRFGWNADDTPNFGTPVGWEEPVVVPSGEE
- a CDS encoding SUMF1/EgtB/PvdO family nonheme iron enzyme, with protein sequence MKFIVKLLALTFVTIPLLFSCKDEEITEPGVQVTTLDFASVGTNTAVGSGYLTKGNAAALTERGICWSTLPDPTVADSKAVSTDDAAKHSFSVQITGLTANTYYYARAYVSDGSTVHYGNPVAFTTKDRPEEGWCLIESVTGITPSSATVKMTMASDGGNDIAQIGVCFSQTVEPTVDDEVLFTVGGRDFSAELTDLKQNMQYYVRPYIKTAGGQITYGEQVGFRTINFIVTKDPYPGYKTAYLFGETMKNESDPSVERGFCWSEHENPTIETDQFKMISGTVGTFNLLATGFEKGKTYHVRAYAKNSSGTHYGEQMTFTTKTGSILPGITLDDMVLVEKGSFQMGYPESATVPNLYSGNTLNTETVHSVTLTKNFYICRYQVTCEQICTFLNSHPINRSTSLVYNTYLFGATNTRPFSFKAPMDGGTSVFEPNTGCALRPAASITWLCAYEYCRWLSAELGVEVRLPTEAEWEYAARGGNKSRGYLFSGSDTAGEVGVRTNSTVGPQNVGSLKANELGIYDMSGNTFEYCEDVYADFFYKDGAVDPCNKNTNDLTGQPRCIRGGSFRHFNANQSKDYQLLGRRGRAGNGNTDCGNHSGMRIVMTKLPATLD
- a CDS encoding RagB/SusD family nutrient uptake outer membrane protein, with translation MKKIVYILLLCLPMLSCQDASSLMDKEDVGDLYEKDVFRSGTYARYFVNDIYYNIISTGYGVSGWGGAYMDCATDNGEARPLNSAAHRYNTGNWNAADNPLGFIWTNSYAQIRACNKFLENYHLIEEESGITTRLDIEYLRAQVIFLRAYFYSELLRAFGGVPLITKVLSMDDPEIKSERDSFKTILDFIVGECENAAELLKSLRGEDATRYGLFGGNFGRANEGIALALKAKVLLMAASPLFNRPADFSQYDSADPNVSLWRYPDYDRERWNTAAKALKDVIDLGFYDLYRAKTGTKTEYETLFCVRAPIEEAIFPYLRGPSIDIYFNNLPFDFMLVRGKGTPVCYTLPTHDLVMAYEMKNGMLPEQEGSGYRPLNPFADRDPRLNATIWHDESVFCDIRFDTWHREVTSEKSDGKHYITGYSRTGYFLRKYMDPDLNPSASTAPTLPNSYHLIRYADILLMYAEALNEYYADPASAPADGIRWAIDQVRSRAGMPGLDETFRNRGWVLNQENVRKFIQNERRVEFAFEEHRFWDIRRWMIGTQTQREAHELDITLKDDDLTKVYKSRKFENRIYEDHMNLMPIPQSEINKNSNLVQNWGWSPKQVN